The Metabacillus schmidteae genome has a segment encoding these proteins:
- a CDS encoding U32 family peptidase: MKESRELLEKLGYPSSDLTELPTSTKRFPDGAQYRIELPSTEGPAALRETLKEIDRYGLTIHRISQGSGIMLLTDDEIKEMCEMTAERGMELSLFVGPRGTWDISAAPLTSGGKSQALRHEGADQLVYAMEDLKRGARLGLRGALVADEGLLLLTKEMKKNGQLPEDFVVKVSVQMGAANPISVKIMQDLGADTYNVPTALTLPKLAAIRQATDLPIDLYVEAPDNFGGFLRYYEIPEIIRVLAPVYIKFGLRNHPDVYPSGKQWESTNISLVQERVHRASLGIQMIERYYPEAQTSKLGAEGLGIPKINPILSN; this comes from the coding sequence ATGAAAGAATCACGTGAATTATTAGAAAAGTTAGGATATCCATCATCAGATTTAACAGAACTGCCTACATCTACAAAAAGATTTCCAGATGGTGCTCAATATCGCATTGAATTGCCTAGTACGGAAGGGCCTGCTGCTTTAAGAGAAACTTTAAAAGAAATTGACCGTTACGGATTAACGATCCATCGTATCTCACAAGGAAGCGGAATTATGCTTCTTACAGATGATGAAATTAAAGAAATGTGTGAAATGACAGCAGAACGAGGGATGGAACTTAGCTTATTTGTCGGACCTCGCGGCACATGGGATATTAGCGCAGCTCCTTTGACAAGTGGCGGTAAATCACAGGCACTACGTCATGAAGGTGCCGATCAACTTGTGTATGCAATGGAGGATTTAAAAAGAGGGGCGAGACTTGGATTAAGAGGTGCTTTAGTAGCTGATGAAGGATTGTTGCTGTTGACAAAAGAAATGAAAAAGAACGGTCAACTTCCTGAAGATTTTGTCGTAAAGGTCTCTGTACAAATGGGCGCAGCTAACCCTATTTCAGTCAAGATCATGCAAGACTTAGGTGCAGATACATATAACGTGCCAACAGCTTTAACATTGCCAAAACTAGCAGCTATTCGCCAAGCAACAGATTTACCGATTGATTTGTATGTTGAAGCACCAGATAATTTTGGCGGATTCCTTCGTTACTACGAAATTCCAGAAATCATCCGTGTACTGGCACCTGTTTACATCAAGTTTGGCCTTCGAAATCACCCGGATGTATATCCTTCTGGAAAACAGTGGGAAAGTACAAATATTTCGCTCGTACAAGAGCGTGTGCACCGCGCTTCATTAGGGATACAAATGATTGAGCGCTATTATCCTGAGGCACAAACATCAAAATTAGGAGCTGAAGGTCTCGGTATACCTAAAATCAATCCAATTCTTTCAAATTAA
- a CDS encoding dihydrodipicolinate synthase family protein, with translation MTFHGIIPPVVTLFDEAGNLDVALNQKYVNELLKHNIHGILLMGSSGEFSSLTIKERKLYVEEMIKTINKRVPVLVGIGHTSLQEVLDLSCHAEERGADGVLVVNPYYWKSSEEQLYHFFSLVAKNTKLPVFLYNIPSLTGQTLSVDLVKKLAANHTNICGIKETISDFSHIREIIMELSKIREDFKVFTAFDDHLLPALMIGSAGSINGSSVFAPEISVSLYENYKQRNLDEAEKNHQMITKLMDIYTICPTFFTTMKEAVHQRWLTEKTGHRAPYDVYPSDLSEKVSSLLNLFEEKEGLKS, from the coding sequence ATGACATTTCACGGGATCATCCCGCCAGTTGTGACATTATTTGATGAAGCTGGAAATCTTGATGTAGCTTTAAACCAAAAGTATGTAAATGAACTGCTCAAGCATAATATCCACGGTATTTTGCTGATGGGCAGTTCAGGTGAATTCTCATCATTAACCATTAAAGAACGAAAGCTGTATGTAGAAGAAATGATCAAAACCATAAACAAGAGGGTTCCAGTTCTCGTCGGGATTGGTCATACATCATTACAAGAAGTACTTGACCTATCCTGCCATGCTGAAGAACGAGGGGCAGATGGTGTTTTAGTCGTCAATCCGTATTATTGGAAGTCTTCGGAGGAACAACTCTATCACTTTTTCTCTCTTGTTGCCAAGAATACTAAGCTTCCAGTGTTCCTGTACAACATTCCGTCACTAACCGGTCAGACACTATCAGTAGATTTAGTGAAAAAACTGGCTGCCAATCATACCAATATTTGTGGCATAAAAGAAACAATCAGTGATTTTAGTCATATTCGAGAAATAATTATGGAGTTAAGCAAAATCCGAGAAGACTTTAAAGTTTTCACAGCCTTTGACGACCATCTGCTCCCAGCCCTGATGATTGGATCAGCAGGAAGTATTAATGGAAGCTCTGTTTTTGCTCCCGAAATTTCTGTTTCATTGTATGAAAATTATAAACAACGTAATCTAGATGAAGCTGAAAAGAACCACCAAATGATAACAAAATTAATGGATATTTATACAATCTGTCCAACGTTTTTTACGACAATGAAAGAAGCCGTCCACCAAAGATGGTTGACTGAAAAGACAGGACACCGTGCACCTTATGATGTATACCCATCAGATCTTTCAGAAAAAGTTTCATCACTTTTAAATTTATTTGAAGAGAAAGAGGGATTAAAATCATGA
- the gucD gene encoding alpha-ketoglutaric semialdehyde dehydrogenase GucD yields the protein MQTLSKETTYKNFINNQWVDSSSQETVKSISPMNKEEVVGLIHSSTKEDLEQAVSAADQAKKAWRKLGQAQRGQYLYKVADILEKNLDDIAETLTKEMGKTLPEAKGETARGVAILRYYAGEGMRKNGDVIPSSDKDALMFTKRTPLGVVGVITPWNFPVAIPIWKMAPALVYGNTVVFKPATEAAVTAAKVVDCFAQAGLPEGVLNFITGSGSVVGQGLIDHPLLNGITFTGSETVGEIVAKSASARGIKYQLEMGGKNPIIITKDADLNAAVEAVISGGFRSTGQKCTASSRVIVESEVYDEFKEKLVQETEKIKVGNGLQEGIWMGPCASESQFNTVKHYIEIGKKEGAELIAGGDVLTGEEFDKGFYITPAIFDNVNPDMAIAQEEIFGPVIALIKAENLEEAIEMANNTKYGLSASIFTTNIGSLLEFIDEIEAGLVRINAESAGVELQAPFGGMKGSSTGSREQGEAAQEFYTSIKTVFIKG from the coding sequence ATGCAAACATTATCTAAAGAAACGACGTATAAAAATTTTATTAATAACCAATGGGTGGATTCTTCTTCACAAGAAACGGTGAAAAGCATTAGCCCGATGAATAAAGAGGAAGTCGTCGGACTTATTCATAGCTCAACGAAGGAAGATTTAGAGCAAGCTGTAAGCGCTGCTGATCAAGCAAAAAAAGCTTGGAGAAAACTGGGGCAGGCTCAAAGAGGTCAATATCTATATAAAGTAGCAGATATTCTTGAAAAAAACCTCGATGACATTGCTGAAACGCTGACAAAGGAAATGGGGAAAACACTGCCAGAAGCAAAAGGAGAAACAGCTCGCGGTGTTGCCATTCTTCGTTATTACGCAGGAGAAGGCATGAGAAAAAATGGCGATGTGATTCCATCTTCAGATAAAGACGCTTTAATGTTTACAAAGCGAACTCCACTTGGTGTTGTTGGGGTCATTACTCCTTGGAACTTTCCTGTAGCTATCCCAATTTGGAAAATGGCTCCTGCCCTTGTTTACGGAAATACCGTTGTCTTTAAGCCGGCAACTGAAGCGGCTGTCACAGCAGCTAAAGTCGTTGATTGCTTTGCACAAGCTGGTCTCCCTGAAGGAGTTCTGAATTTTATAACAGGCTCAGGTTCTGTGGTCGGTCAAGGGTTAATTGATCATCCATTATTAAATGGCATTACCTTTACAGGGTCTGAAACGGTCGGTGAAATTGTGGCGAAATCTGCTTCTGCACGAGGAATTAAATATCAATTAGAAATGGGCGGCAAAAACCCAATTATTATCACAAAAGATGCTGATCTAAACGCTGCGGTTGAAGCTGTGATAAGTGGCGGATTCCGTTCTACAGGACAAAAGTGTACTGCATCAAGCCGTGTCATTGTTGAATCTGAAGTTTATGATGAATTTAAAGAAAAACTCGTACAAGAAACAGAGAAAATCAAGGTAGGAAATGGTTTACAAGAGGGAATTTGGATGGGTCCTTGTGCAAGTGAAAGCCAGTTCAATACAGTCAAACACTATATTGAGATTGGAAAAAAAGAAGGTGCCGAGCTTATAGCTGGTGGAGACGTTTTAACAGGTGAAGAATTTGATAAAGGATTTTATATTACACCTGCTATTTTTGACAATGTAAATCCGGATATGGCGATTGCTCAAGAAGAGATTTTCGGTCCGGTTATCGCGCTTATTAAAGCTGAAAACTTAGAAGAAGCCATTGAAATGGCTAACAATACGAAATACGGTTTAAGCGCATCCATTTTCACAACTAATATTGGTTCTTTACTAGAATTTATTGATGAAATTGAAGCAGGTCTTGTTCGTATTAATGCTGAAAGTGCAGGTGTTGAACTGCAGGCACCATTTGGAGGCATGAAAGGCTCTAGTACCGGATCTCGTGAACAAGGGGAAGCTGCTCAGGAATTCTATACTTCTATTAAAACTGTTTTTATAAAAGGATAG
- a CDS encoding IclR family transcriptional regulator, with product MKEKYWVPAIERADMVLKEISKKPHQLRLIDLSKNLEINKSSLFSLLNTLEHLGWIVKDGGDKYSLGSSIGAFSSAYLSQFNLLQSFHKEAALSVSKVNEHIQLGVLQKSNVVYLGKVEGDSGVRLVTDPGMQFPAYASSIGKVQLIQHTKQELKEIFPSGDWEKKTPYTTSNLDELYEKVQQAKQYGYATENQESALGFHCVAAPIYNHENKIVAGVSFSMTTSSWESKKEAAKEEIIHLADRLSQLAGYTGQVKQRVD from the coding sequence ATGAAAGAAAAATACTGGGTTCCAGCTATAGAACGAGCAGATATGGTATTAAAAGAAATTAGTAAAAAGCCCCACCAGCTCCGGTTGATTGATTTATCAAAAAACTTGGAGATTAACAAAAGCTCTCTCTTCTCTTTGTTAAACACGTTAGAACATTTAGGGTGGATTGTGAAGGATGGGGGAGACAAGTATTCTTTAGGATCTTCAATAGGTGCGTTTAGTTCAGCTTATCTTAGCCAGTTTAATCTCCTGCAATCTTTTCATAAAGAAGCAGCATTATCTGTTTCAAAGGTAAATGAACATATTCAATTAGGTGTTCTTCAAAAGTCAAATGTCGTTTACTTAGGAAAAGTTGAAGGAGATTCCGGTGTACGGTTAGTCACTGATCCTGGCATGCAATTTCCCGCATATGCTTCGTCGATTGGAAAGGTCCAGCTAATCCAGCACACGAAACAAGAGCTCAAAGAAATTTTCCCGTCAGGAGATTGGGAGAAGAAGACACCGTATACAACGTCAAACCTTGATGAGCTATATGAAAAAGTTCAACAAGCAAAACAATACGGTTATGCGACTGAAAATCAAGAATCTGCTTTAGGTTTTCACTGTGTAGCTGCACCGATTTATAATCATGAAAATAAAATAGTCGCCGGTGTTAGTTTTTCCATGACAACTAGTAGCTGGGAAAGTAAAAAAGAGGCAGCGAAAGAGGAAATTATCCATCTGGCTGATCGATTATCACAACTTGCAGGTTATACAGGTCAAGTAAAACAAAGGGTGGATTAA